Genomic DNA from Cetobacterium somerae ATCC BAA-474:
TTTTAAATAAAAACAAAAAACATTTGCTTTTTGTAAAAAATGTGATATAATTACCAGAGTGTACAAAAGAATTATTTAATTCTTTTAATCGAAACTTTTAAGGAGGTGCGAAAAGTAAAATGGCTTCTAACAAGTTAAGAATTTACTTAAAAGCTTATGATCACACTTTATTAGATCAATCAGCTAAAAAAATAGTAGAAGTAGCAAAGAAATCTGGAGCAGAAATTGCAGGACCTATGCCACTACCTACAAAGATTAAAAAATATACTGTACTAAGATCAGTACACGTAAACAAAGACTCGAGAGAGCAATTCGAGATGAGAGTGCACAGAAGAATGGTAGAGATTAAAAACTCTAACCCTAAGACAATTGCTTCTTTAACAGCAGTTAACTTACCAGCTGGTGTTGGAATCGAAATAAAGCAAGCATAATTGTTTGAAAGAAAAGATTCTGAGAAAAAAGCAGACGGCTGATTTTCGGGTAATTTGATGCTAATTGAAGAATTAAATTATCCTTACAGAATAATACAAGTTGGCGTTTTTTTTTAAAGAAAAAGTGGTGGAACCACGAGGGCAAGTTGTCAACCAATATATTATTTGATGGAGGTAAAACACATGTCAGGAATTTTAGCAAAAAAAATTGGAATGACTCAAATTTTCGAAGATGGAAAATTTATTCCAGTTACAGTTGTTGAAGCTGGACCTAACTATGTTCTTCAAAAGAAGACTGTAGAGAATGATGGTTACTCAGCTTTACAATTAGGATTTGACGAGAAAAAAGAAAAAAATACTACAAAGCCATTAATGGGAATTTTTAACAAAGCTGGTGTAAAGCCATTAAGATTTGTTAAAGAGTTAAAAGTTGATTCAGTAGAAGGAATCGAACTTGGACAAGAGATTAAAGTAGATGCTTTAGCAGAGGTTGCTTTCGTAGACATTACAGGAACTTCAAAAGGTAAAGGAACATCAGGAGTTATGAAGAGACATAACTTCAGTGGAAACAGAGCTTCACACGGTGTTTCTAGAAACCACAGACTTGGAGGATCTATAGGAATGTCGTCTTGGCCTGGAAAAGTTCTTAAGAACAAGAAAATGGCTGGACAATACGGAAATGCAACTGTAACAGTTCAAAACTTAAAAATTGTTAAAGTTGACGCAGAAAACAACTTACTACTAATTAAAGGTGCAGTACCTGGTCCAAAGAACGGATATATCGTTGTAAAGCCAGCTGTAAAGAAATAATTAGTTAGTAGATGAGGAAGGAGGAAAATAATGGCAGTTTTAAACATATATGACTTAGCAGGAAACCAAACTGGTACTGTAGAAGTTAAAGATTCTGTATTTGGAATCGAGCCTAATCAAGCAGTATTACATGAAGTATTAACTGCAGAGTTAGCAGCTGCTAGACAAGGAACTGCAGCTACTAAAACTAGAGCTATGGTTAAAGGTGGAGGAAGAAAGCCTTTTAAACAAAAAGGAACTGGTAGAGCTAGACAAGGTTCTATAAGAGCTCCACACATGGTAGGTGGAGGAGTAACATTCGGACCACAACCAAGATCATATGAGAAAAAAGTAAACAAAAAAGTAAGAAATCTTGCTTTAAGATCAGCACTTTCTGCGAAAGTTGCTGCTGGAGAAATCTTAGTTCTTGATGGAACTATCGAAGCTCCAAAAACAAAAACAATAATCGCTTTAACGAATGCTTTAACAGCAAACACAAAGCAATTATTTGTTGTAAATGACCTTGCTACAGAAGCTGATTACAACTTATACTTATCAGCTAGAAACTTAGAGAACGCAGTAGTTCTTCAACCAAATGAGATTGGAGTTTACTGGTTATTAAAGCAAGAGAAAGTTATCGTAACTAAGGAAGCGTTAACGACAATCGAGGAGGTGCTTGCATAATGACTGCTTACGATATCGTAAAGAAGCCTGTAATCACTGAAAAAACTGAAATTTTAAGAAGAGATTACAACAAGTACACATTTGAGGTAAGTCCTAAAGCAAATAAAGTTGAGATTAGAAAAGCTATCGAAACTATATTTAACGTAAAAGTTGAATCTGTAGCTACAATCAACGTAAAGCCAGTTACTAAGAGACATGGAATGAAACTTTACAAGACTCAAGCTAAGAAAAAAGCTATTGTTAAATTAGCTGCTGGAAACACAATAACTTACTTCGCAGAAGTATAATTGAAAGATAATTAGAGGTTTAGTTCTTTATATATAAAAGGATAAAGCTAAAGATAATTATAGGTCAGGAAATTTTGGAGGTTAACAAAATGGCAATTAGAAAGTTAAATGCTATAACTAATGGTACTAGACATATGTCTAGATTAGTTAACGAAGATTTAGATAAAGTTAGACCTGAAAAGTCTTTAACTACTCCATTAAAATCTGCTTATGGTAGAGATAACTATGGACACAGAACTTGTAGAAATAGAGACAAGGGACACAAAAGACTTTACAGAATCATCGACTTTAAAAGAAATAAATTAGATGTACCTGCAAAGGTAGTATCACTAGAGTACGATCCAAATAGAACTGCAAACATTGCATTACTATCGTACGCAGACGGAGAGAAGAGATATATTCTTGCTCCAAAGGGACTTAAGAAAGGTGATATCGTAATGGCTGGTTCAAATGCTGAAATAAAGCCAGGAAATGCTCTTAAATTAAAAGAGATGCCTGTTGGATCACAGATACACAACGTTGAGTTACAAAGAGGAAAGGGTGGACAATTAGTTAGATCTGCAGGAACTGCAGCAAGACTAGTTGCAAAAGAAGGAACTTACTGTCACGTTCAGTTACCATCAGGTGAATTAAGATTAATTCACGGAGAATGTATGGCAACTATCGGTGAAGTAGGAAACTCTGAGCACAGCCTAGTATCACTAGGTAAAGCTGGAAGAAACAGACACAAAGGAAGAAGACCTCACGTAAGAGGATCTGTAATGAACCCTTGTGATCACCCACACGGTGGAGGAGAAGGTAAAGCTCCTGTTGGAAGAAAATCTCCTATGACTCCTTGGGGTAAACCAGCTCATGGTGTTAAGACAAGAGGAAGAAAAACTTCAGACAAGTTTATCGTAAGAAGAAGAAACGAAAAGTAATTTTCGAGAGGAGGCTAATAGGTAATGGCTAGATCATTAAAAAAAGGACCTTTTTGTGACCACCACTTAATGAAAAAAGTTGAGGAAGCAGTAGCTACTGAGAATATAAAAGCGGTAATAAAGACTTGGTCTAGAAGATCAACAATATTCCCTAACTTTATAGGATTAACATTTGGTGTTTACAATGGTAAAAAGCACATACCAGTTCATGTAACTGAGCAAATGGTTGGACATAAACTA
This window encodes:
- the rpsJ gene encoding 30S ribosomal protein S10; translation: MASNKLRIYLKAYDHTLLDQSAKKIVEVAKKSGAEIAGPMPLPTKIKKYTVLRSVHVNKDSREQFEMRVHRRMVEIKNSNPKTIASLTAVNLPAGVGIEIKQA
- the rplC gene encoding 50S ribosomal protein L3, with the translated sequence MSGILAKKIGMTQIFEDGKFIPVTVVEAGPNYVLQKKTVENDGYSALQLGFDEKKEKNTTKPLMGIFNKAGVKPLRFVKELKVDSVEGIELGQEIKVDALAEVAFVDITGTSKGKGTSGVMKRHNFSGNRASHGVSRNHRLGGSIGMSSWPGKVLKNKKMAGQYGNATVTVQNLKIVKVDAENNLLLIKGAVPGPKNGYIVVKPAVKK
- the rplD gene encoding 50S ribosomal protein L4, whose amino-acid sequence is MAVLNIYDLAGNQTGTVEVKDSVFGIEPNQAVLHEVLTAELAAARQGTAATKTRAMVKGGGRKPFKQKGTGRARQGSIRAPHMVGGGVTFGPQPRSYEKKVNKKVRNLALRSALSAKVAAGEILVLDGTIEAPKTKTIIALTNALTANTKQLFVVNDLATEADYNLYLSARNLENAVVLQPNEIGVYWLLKQEKVIVTKEALTTIEEVLA
- the rplW gene encoding 50S ribosomal protein L23; the protein is MTAYDIVKKPVITEKTEILRRDYNKYTFEVSPKANKVEIRKAIETIFNVKVESVATINVKPVTKRHGMKLYKTQAKKKAIVKLAAGNTITYFAEV
- the rplB gene encoding 50S ribosomal protein L2 → MAIRKLNAITNGTRHMSRLVNEDLDKVRPEKSLTTPLKSAYGRDNYGHRTCRNRDKGHKRLYRIIDFKRNKLDVPAKVVSLEYDPNRTANIALLSYADGEKRYILAPKGLKKGDIVMAGSNAEIKPGNALKLKEMPVGSQIHNVELQRGKGGQLVRSAGTAARLVAKEGTYCHVQLPSGELRLIHGECMATIGEVGNSEHSLVSLGKAGRNRHKGRRPHVRGSVMNPCDHPHGGGEGKAPVGRKSPMTPWGKPAHGVKTRGRKTSDKFIVRRRNEK
- the rpsS gene encoding 30S ribosomal protein S19, whose protein sequence is MARSLKKGPFCDHHLMKKVEEAVATENIKAVIKTWSRRSTIFPNFIGLTFGVYNGKKHIPVHVTEQMVGHKLGEFAPTRTYYGHGVDKKKKKK